ATCTATATATACTTGAAATATTTTTCAAGGTACTCTATAGATAACTATTTATTATCTGCTCTATCTTATGACACACTTTCAAATACCGAAGGCTTCGTATTCATCTTAGAAATGTTGATGCATGCCGATTTCATACTTTCTTAGTTGCTCAACTACCAAAAAAATCAGAATTGTGTTAGGACCCAATCTTGCGAAGCTTGGAAGCCAACCTCTGAACATGAAGCCAAGCCCTTCATTTCGAATGGAAGACGAGAGTACTTTGAGCGTACTCTCATGGTGCTGATGAGCATTCATGATCCTCGTTTTAATAACATCAGCAGGTGAGCATATGGTCGTGGCCACAAGACCAGCAACCAAGGACGCAGTGAAATGAGTTTTCTTTTCGGATGCGTCGAAGCCAAACGTTGTGACCAGATTATGTTTGCATACATCATACGACACAACCTGACTAGCTGTCATTAAGACACCCCGCACTAAATTAGGCCCAAGGCCTGTGAGCAGCTTTCTAACcccttcttctttaaaaatTCTTGTCACTCCGTCGATTGCATTCTTATAATTCCTTCTTAGATGAGGCTCATGAGCAGAGTCATTTTGCATCCTAATATTGACAACATCAGCAGGGTTTCCAACAAATCCTCCAATGGCCCCGCTGAtcattgaacaaggaaGTAGATACAGAGTGCTGTTCAACTTATCTGCAGGAAGCAGGTTCTCTTTTATGAAATCATAACACCCAAATCTAGCTGTTGTGTAGGTGCATTGTCTCAAAATTGATGCGGTAAGACCCGAGTAGAGACCAAGTGGGCCGTCATTCTTTAGTATTCTCTGGATCATGGAGAATAGTGTTGGTTTAGGACGGGCTGCTGTTTGTAGTCGCACTTTTGCGAGGTCTAGCGGATGAGTAATGATGCAGGCAACGATTCCTCCTACACCTCCATACCACCATGGATATTTAACTACTGCATTCGATGATTCTGATTTGGTTCCTGACATCTGCTTATGATCGCTCAGTTCAAGTAAGGGTGGTCCTTTTGTGTAGTATCCAAAGGTTCTGGCAGGTGCGTGGCAGAAGTCTCACAGTGTTGTGAGGCTGAAGCGATGGTATAATGATGATATAGACAGGGATCTGACAGGAAGATGACAGAaaatagaaaaaaaaaataaaataaaaataaaataaaagCGATTAAAAGAGTAGAGAACGAATAGAAAGAATGAAGTGAaaatcaagattttaaaaagtttgaagaacctcaagacaagaagaaaaaaaatctcTACTAAAGTTAATGTAACAATGGGCCCAAAATTGACTTCAGATATATAAATAACTAAATAAACTAGGTTGTGAGTGGTTACGCCGGAGGCAGGAATTTATTAGAATAGATTATTGtttttgaatttccaagaagctATGCTTACTTTTGCCATTTCCAAATGGCCAATCCATTCGCTCTCTGGAAGCTATCTCTTTTTACACTGTCTGAGCCCTAGGGTAAGTGCCTCACACATCATTGCAACCAAACACAAAGGATCATTCTGTAGTTCGAAGGAATAGTTGCAAGATTAGTCATTGTACGGCTGATCGGAAGATAATACAATGATGGGTTTCTTCTCTAGGTAAAGGTCTTGAACGTCCAGACG
The window above is part of the Torulaspora delbrueckii CBS 1146 chromosome 3, complete genome genome. Proteins encoded here:
- the TDEL0C06990 gene encoding uncharacterized protein, encoding MSGTKSESSNAVVKYPWWYGGVGGIVACIITHPLDLAKVRLQTAARPKPTLFSMIQRILKNDGPLGLYSGLTASILRQCTYTTARFGCYDFIKENLLPADKLNSTLYLLPCSMISGAIGGFVGNPADVVNIRMQNDSAHEPHLRRNYKNAIDGVTRIFKEEGVRKLLTGLGPNLVRGVLMTASQVVSYDVCKHNLVTTFGFDASEKKTHFTASLVAGLVATTICSPADVIKTRIMNAHQHHESTLKVLSSSIRNEGLGFMFRGWLPSFARLGPNTILIFLVVEQLRKYEIGMHQHF